In one window of Gouania willdenowi unplaced genomic scaffold, fGouWil2.1 scaffold_62_arrow_ctg1, whole genome shotgun sequence DNA:
- the LOC114460702 gene encoding E3 ubiquitin-protein ligase TRIM21-like — MSPACSGTSEHHFLCSICLEVLTDPVTTSCGHNFCKTCISTHWDTSTTSRCPVCNQVFSTKPQLKVNIMMREMVSQFRRESEKKAAAPGEVPCDVCTGTKVKALKSCLDCGVSYCETHLEPHLTASGLRRHQLVEPVENLESMMCPKHSKPLELFCLSDQTRVCLMCSVLEHRSHQLVPLGEYLFEEKKVYLQQMIQKRREKLEEIRESVRIRKEAADRGKAEGVEVFTALMELVQRGLKELMKTMEEQQEAEERETEGLIKELEEEISELMKRSSEVEQLSHSEDHLLQHFCSLKAPPATKDWTEVMVHPSSYEGTVLRAVAQLEDTLSDEMMKIKMLEMKRLQQFAVDVTLDPLTANSYLVLSDDGKQVYDSDVWKNLPDNKERFYPCASVLGKQSFSSGRFYFEVQVKGKTDWDLGVVKESINRKGNNTATPKNGYWTVIHRDGNVYAACGDPPVILHLKCVPEKVGVFVDYEEGVVSFYDVDAAALIYSFTHCCFTHKLHPFFSPCLNYGGKNSAPLIICPVNQSE, encoded by the coding sequence ATGTCTCCTGCCTGCAGTGGGACGTCtgaacatcacttcctgtgctcCATCTGTCTGGAGGTGCTCACTGATCCAGTCACCACATCATGTGGACACAACTTCTGCAAAACATGCATCAGCACACACTGGGACACCAGTACCACCAGCAGGTGTCCCGTGTGTAATCAGGTGTTCAGCACTAAACCTCAGCTGAAGGTCAATATTATGATGCGTGAGATGGTTTCTCAGTTCAGACGTGAATCTGAGAagaaagcagcagcaccaggagaAGTTCCCTGTGACGTCTGCACTGGAACCAAAGTGAAGGCCCTGAAGTCCTGCCTGGACTGTGGGGTCTCCTACTGTGAGACTCACCTGGAGCCTCATCTGACAGCATCAGGCCTGAGAAGACATCAGCTGGTGGAGCCTGTGGAGAACCTGGAATCCATGATGTGTCCAAAGCACAGCAAACCTCTGGAGCTGTTCTGTCTGAGCGATCAGACACGTGTCTGCTTGATGTGTTCTGTTTTGGAGCACAGGAGTCACCAGTTAGTCCCTCTGGGAGAATATCTGTTTGAAGAAAAGAAAGTTTATCTTCAGCAGATGATCCaaaagagacgagagaagctgGAGGAGATCAGAGAGTCAGTGAGGATCAGGAAGGAAGCAGCAGACAGAGGGAAAGCTGAAGGTGTGGAGGTGTTCACTGCTCTGATGGAGCTTGTTCAGAgaggcctgaaggagctgatgaagacaatggaggagcaacaggaagcagaagagagagagactgaaggtttgatcaaagagctggaggaggaaatctctgagctgatgaagagaagctctgaggtggagcagctctcccactctgaagaccacctcctccaacacttctgctccctgaaagctcctccagccaccaaggactggacagaggtcatggtccatccatcatcatatgaaggaactgtgctgagagctgtggctcagctggaggacacactcagtgacgAGATGATGAAGATAAAGATGTTAGAGATGAAGAGGCTGCAGCAGTTTGCAGTAGATGTGACTCTTGATCCTCTTACAGCTAATTCTTACCTtgtcctgtctgatgatggaaaaCAAGTTTATGACAGTGATGTGTGGAAGAACCTTCCAGACAACAAAGAGAGATTTTATCCTTGTGCCAGTGTTTTAGGGAAACAGAGTTTCAGTTCAGGTAGATTTTACTTTGAGGTTCAggttaaaggaaaaactgaCTGGGATTTAGGAGTGGTTAAAGAATCCATCAACAGGAAGGGAAACAACACTGCGACTCCTAAGAATGGTTACTGGACTGTGATCCAcagagatggaaatgtgtatGCAGCATGTGGAGATCCTCCAGTcattcttcatctgaagtgtgttcctgagaaggtgggtgtgtttgtggactatgaggagggtgtggtctccttttatgatgtagatgctgcagctctgatctactccttcactcactgctgcttcactcatAAACTACACCCATTCTTTAGTCCCTGTTTAAACTATGGTGGTAAAAACTCAGCACCTCTGATCATctgtcctgtcaatcaaagtgaatga